AGGGCCGAGGTGGCTGACCCGAAGCCGGACCCCCTGGTCACCGCGCTCGAGACGGCCGACCAACCGGCTGCGCTCTCCGGCGGGCTCGACGCGCTCCTCGGCCGCCGGGTCGACCACCGCGACCTCGTGCCCAGCGCCCGGGAGAGGCGCCTGGGAGCCGAGGCGCAGGACGGGTTCGTCTACGAGCGGCCCGACGAGAGGGCGGAGCGGGTGCCGGTGCGCGAGCGCTTCCTCGCCTACCTCCGCGACGCCGACCCCCGGGGGGTCGGGGGGTACCGCCGGGCGCTGTGGATCCTGCCGATCGCCGGGATGTTCGGACAGCTCGACCAGAGGATCCTGGAGACGCTCGGACCCGAGATACGGGCCGACTTCGGCTACTCGATCCAGTTCCTCGCGCTCATCCTCACGCTGTTCAGGTTCATGCAGACGATCATCGGCCCTCTGATGGGGTACCTGGCGGACCGGGTGAGCCGGATCTGGATGTTCCGGATCGGCTCCCTGATCAGCAGCGGCTCGTCCATCCTGTTCGCGGTCTCGACGGGGATCCCGTCGATGATCACCGCGAGACTGGGGGGCGGGCTCGGGGACTCCGTCGCGCTCCCGGCAGGGTTCCCGCTGCTGTCCGACTACTTCCCTCCGCGGGGACGCGCCCGGGTCTTCGCCTTCTTCGCCTTCGTGACCACCGCGGGCGGCGTCGTCCTCCCCCCGTTCGTGGGGTTCGTCGCCGGTCGGGCCGGGTGGAGGACCGGCATGCTCGCCTTCGGGGTCCTGGGCCTGCTCGGCGCGCTGATGCTGTTCCTGCTCAAGGAGCCGGTCCGCGGCTACTACGAGCGGGTCGAGATGGGAGCGTCCGAGGAGGTCGCCCAGCGGGAAGAGAGGCCCATGAGCTGGGGCGAGGCGTGGCGGGCCGCCGCCAGCATCGTCACCGTGCGCAGGCTCTGGTACTCGACCCCTTTCAACGCTCTGTCCGGGTACCTCTCGGGCATCTTCCTGTTCCTGCTGCTCGCCGAGTCCTTCCAGATGTCCCCCGCGCAGCGTGGCTTCTTCGGGACGGTCACGGCGATCGTCACGATGATCGCGCTGCCGTTCGCCGGAGGGGTGGCCGACCGGCTGCTCGCCGACCGTCCGGCCCGGGTCATGGTCCTGTACGGGGGCCTCGGCGTGATCGGCGGCATCCTGCTGATCCCGATCGCGCTGTTCCGGTCGCTGCCCGTCGTCTTCCTGTGCATCCTGCCCATGACGTTCCTGGGTGCGCTCATCCAGCCCGCCCAGGGTGCGCTCTTCTCCCTGCTCATCCCTCCGCGCCTGAGGGGACTGGGGATGCAGACCTTCGTGCCCTGGCTCCTCCCCGCCCTCATCGCGGCTCCCATCCTCTCGGGGTACGCGGACGCATGGGGGGTGCAGCGGGCGTTCCTCATCATCCCGCCGCTCTCGATCATCGGGTCCCTGTTCGTGCTGAGCGCGGCCACCGGCATCGAACGCGACCTGCGGGCCGCCCGGGCGGCCGCGATGGCCGACGAGGAGGCGAGGAGGGCCCGGGAGTCGGGTCGCAACAAGATGCTCATCTGCCGCGACGTCGATGTGACCTACGCGGGGACCCAGGTGCTGTTCGGGGTCGACTTCGACGTGGAGGAGGGCGAGGTGGTCGCCCTCCTGGGGACGAACGGCGCCGGGAAGTCGACGCTCCTGCGCGCCAT
This window of the Actinomycetota bacterium genome carries:
- a CDS encoding MFS transporter; amino-acid sequence: MADPKPDPLVTALETADQPAALSGGLDALLGRRVDHRDLVPSARERRLGAEAQDGFVYERPDERAERVPVRERFLAYLRDADPRGVGGYRRALWILPIAGMFGQLDQRILETLGPEIRADFGYSIQFLALILTLFRFMQTIIGPLMGYLADRVSRIWMFRIGSLISSGSSILFAVSTGIPSMITARLGGGLGDSVALPAGFPLLSDYFPPRGRARVFAFFAFVTTAGGVVLPPFVGFVAGRAGWRTGMLAFGVLGLLGALMLFLLKEPVRGYYERVEMGASEEVAQREERPMSWGEAWRAAASIVTVRRLWYSTPFNALSGYLSGIFLFLLLAESFQMSPAQRGFFGTVTAIVTMIALPFAGGVADRLLADRPARVMVLYGGLGVIGGILLIPIALFRSLPVVFLCILPMTFLGALIQPAQGALFSLLIPPRLRGLGMQTFVPWLLPALIAAPILSGYADAWGVQRAFLIIPPLSIIGSLFVLSAATGIERDLRAARAAAMADEEARRARESGRNKMLICRDVDVTYAGTQVLFGVDFDVEEGEVVALLGTNGAGKSTLLRAIAGIQEASNGAIYLDGQDVTHVPPHENARNGIVMVPGGHAIFPTLTVEENLRTAAWMYREEEEYVRTKTEEVLDMFPILRERLNEQAGNMSGGEQQMLALGQAFLMRPRLLMIDELSLGLAPQVVERLLDTVRRIHADGTTIILVEQSLNVALTIAERAVFMEKGEIRFDGSTAELISRPELVRSVFMGGAVSGRSLGTTRRASGSERENLLQVRDVSVSFGGVRALTGVSLDLSAGEIVGIIGPNGAGKTTLFDVISGFVQPDGGSISIGARDVTPLGPDARARLRLGRSFQNATLFGSMTVRENIAVAMERRAVVRNPVLAAVWAPQVRQSERKLYQRVDALIEILGLEAYANKFVGEISTGTRRTVDIACIMASQPRVLLLDEPSSGLAQAETEEMGPVLTRLVRETGAGLLVIEHDIPLITSVSDRLVAMELGRVLVAGDPAEVVNHPQVMASYLSASEGVLHRSGGGKLASMLRAAGVNGNREIDEEGEVEA